CTGAGTGattgtatattatacataaCCTGAGTGattgtatattatacataaCCTGAGTGATTGTATATTATACATAGCCTGAGTGATTGTATATTAAACATAACCTGAGTGATTGTATATTATACATAGCCTGAGtgattatatattatacatagcCTGAGTGATTGTATATTATACATAGCCTGAGTGATTGTATTTTATACATAGCCTGAGtgattgtatatatacataaccTGAGtgattgtatattatatatagccTGAGtgattgtatattatatatagccTGAGTGATTGTATATTAAACATTACCTGAGTGATTGTATATTATACATAGCCTGAGTGATTGTATATTAAACATAACCTGAGTGATTGTATATTTTACTATctgagtgattttttttttacattacacGTACCTTGATGGTTGTATATATTTACACTACCtgagtgattttttttgtatacgagtcaacaaaagaaacgatacacgattttttttcgaattcaAGATGCAGTTCTCATTATATACGATCAATATTCAAGATGGTAATACCGAACGACAACGGAACTATAAATCCGTTTTGCCAAAAACTATGTTTTGCTTCCAGGACTTCATTCAGCGAAATTAGTTTTTTTggacaaaatttacaaaagcctattgcatattttttaaatagatttttttttagtattttgaaaattgtgtgTTTTGATTTAAGCCAATGTTCTGCAAAAATGATTTGAATCCTGCGATTTACGCGGAATTTAGTTTCCTTCCGAcaggttttgattttcataaacatatgtacatacatggcaaatgatttttttttaaatagtgcatctcattctgttttatatttaatactttttgatcAATTTGATTCCAAAGTCACGTATCACTTCTTTTGTTGAGTAGTTTACGTTACCGGAGTGGTTGTATTGTATACATAACCTGCGTgattgtatattataaattacCTGGATGATTGTCTGCTTTCAACTGTATGTCCAGGAGAAAGTCCTAAAAGAACCAAATATACTCAAAAGTTGTTAGAACGGAGAGAACGAGAGAGGTTAGGCTGACAAAATCCATTttaattgaaagtaaaaaaaaaaaaaaaaaaaccactcctGAAATTATAGCAATAAgtttttacaaccctataaaactttaaaagaagAAGGAAAATCTTAAAATTACATGCATGTTTGTGATACCACCATGAAATTAAAGAGTTATATCTAGCTTTTCGTCTTTTTGGATGCATTATTTTATCATCTTCATGGATAGCATGTGTACTCATGGTagctgttttatttcatttggaaataaaatataacattggaTTGTCACGATTGTTGGCAGTCAATTATGACAAAATGAcgttttaataatttcaaaaatgcaATTAATCATATTATATTCCTgaaaacacaatatttatttcagaaaatctATGTAAGTGATATGATATGCCTTCGCAAGGATGGTAGTCTATGCAGGACAGGAGAAGTTTGTCCGCCGATTCTCCCGGGTTTGCTCTATTTTGAGTGCATACTGTTCCCACAATTTcaatatctttatttgtatCGTCATAAAAGATTTATTAGATTGGAataattcagtttaaaaaaacctGACATAACTATATCTTCATTTTGGAACTTACCATTATTTTGCTGCACGGGAGACTGTTTTTCTTTAGTGCAGCCtataacaaaaagtatataCAAAAAGATGAATTTACCACTAGgcacaataaaaacataaaaaattaagaagGAGGTGTAAAACTATGGCAAAACAACTATTCTTAAATAACACGTACTTGATCCAACCAAATATCCTGGTATTAAGGTTATCCGAAAACGGAACTTTGCTATAAGTTGGACACTTCTTAATTGCACATTACAAATTCTAATTATATAGCAAGACAAAACAACATAACCTGataaatatttgtgtatttgtttgAATGTGTACATATACCGTAACCAACTGATTTTCTCGATATTTTATGTTCGCGCCTTTCGCGAGTCGCAAAATAACGCAAATATAAATTATCTCGAATATGTGAAACTTGGATCTTTTCTTATTTAACTACTTAAAATAGATATTAACATCACGAATTTAAATCGCAGTCGGAAATTGGCCAGGGAAGACAAAACGttaaataaagtatccgcgaaatttttattatctttcgAAGAATCAGTGTATTTAGATTATTACAAGGGGAACATACAGTTacttgatttttcattttttgtttttcatttaatgaaATTCGTATTGTGTTTCTTATCTTTCATGTGACGTTCACGttgtattgttgtttttgttatgaTTATGATAATGTTCAAATTGGCGGCAAAACGATTTTTCTTGTGTCCTTGAATACATTTTACCTTGGTTTCTTAGTTTCATGATGAGAATCACAAGGATTGTGATAACAATAGCCAACAGAATGCCTAAAACAGCTCCCACGATTGAGGCAACATTACTGCATGATTTCATTGTATTCACGTTATCTAAACGCAAATCAAATAAAGGTTAAGAGATGTTCATCACAACCACAGGTTAAATCCTCAAAATAAAGTTAGTAATATTCATGTGTCTTTCCCTCTTACATGTATAACAACCCTAGTAGCCgttttatataacaaatgttATATATCGACCTGGGACGGTTTAAGGATCTGGAAATATTGTGGTCGCCGGTTATCGTTGAATACTTTTAtagatttgtttatttattttcaaaatctccTTCTATCAATATTCTATATTGACaataacattattattttcaatgccCTTTAATCTTTCGCTCTCAAACCTTAAAGTTTCTAGTTGAATGTTTATGAGGAAAATTTTTCCATACTTATacaatacaatctttatatatctaatttatataatttcacaTTAGTTTTCGTTTTGCatagacaaaattaaaaaaaaaaaatatctctggTTATAATTATGTTCTTCATTATTATGGTAGATAATACACAAAGCTGCATAacaatgaaatagaaaatgagACTAGATCTGATATATATTTAGGTTAAACGACAGAACATTACCTTTCTCAAGGCAAGAACTATTTGATGGATAAATTTCTACGTCAACTACAGCTCGACTGAAAAGTCTGTTGTCTGTCAACTCGGTAGCCTGTAAACAAAAGTAGCGAGTAGCAATGGGTATTGAAAAGAACATACAAGTTAGCGACAAAATCGTGGAAATTACATAAacattgaacatagaaattacGTGTAGTGGTGGACATTTCGGCTCTTATGTAATTACCTGCCACAGAGGTGTTTATTCTGTACTGGCATTGTGTTATCGAAATttgctgttttatattttggacATTATTCTAAATTACGGATTATACCCCCCTCCTATAAAGCTTGTACTTTATACTTTTGGTCCTTAATAGCCCTATCATATCGTCTTCGTCTAATAAGTAAATTATTGATCATTGTTTTCATATTCGTCGCTATGCAATACTAACCGAACCCATACAAATATTCGCTCGGTGCATACTCGTAACCAGGTGGTAGGGGGTTTGGACgacccccttgaaaacaaataagcactgttgaAGTCAATTTTCTGTTCGAACTGTTACTGTTAAACTCGAATTAGTGAGTCCAGATCCCCCTTTCgcaaattcctggctacggatCTGCGTCGAATTCATAATTGTTATTAAGGTAGATGTCTTCACAAAAATAACAACTTCGActgaaaaaaactataaaagatgAAGACCTTTGACCTCTTTCTCGGCTTACATCTTCATTATATACGAATATTTCCATCAATTCAGCGATTCTCCTGACTTCTCTTACCTTAATAatgattttcaatatattaactTCACTGCTACCTAGAGGTTCAATCTGCAATACCGCTACACTGGAAGATGTTCCGCTGTTTGTCGTATTTATCAGGGTAAACTTGTCTTTATATCCTGAGGGCAAGgctaaatgaaaataaatacttGAAGAAATTGTGTTGAAGGTCGAATTTATACTATGTTTTGATCTGCTtaccagtataaaaaaaataagatacaaCTATCGAATGTTTAATGTGACACCTATGTCGTACCTTAAACAAATCATGTTATAAATCATCAGCCTACTAGCGAATACTTCAGTACTACCAGACATAAAATACggatattgttttgttaaaagtgGCTGCTacaaaattttggaaataattttaattaaagaatACATCTCCCATCGTGCTAACCTCTCATTCCTTACCTGGCTTAGAATataatcttttttcttttgtgtaagcacttatttttttttttaacttttacatattttattatcgAACTTCGCTGAAGGCATATGTATGGTCGAAGTGCTTATCGGGTGTATGCACATTGTTATAGTAATGTTATTACTACAACTGTCGTTACCTCTGATAGTAAACTGTTTAACCCGTTGATATAAACAGACAAGTAGTCAGAACTTTGATTCTGGTACGAAAATACGGATATTGCGATAAAAGTATCTAAGTTTGCCTTtacaaaattttttaaattatttacatcATACTTTTTGTCGTTTTTAGTTCATGAGctgttaattattttaaatgagttttgaatttttaaatatgtttgaacGTATTTAGGCATCGATCATCATTGAAGAGATATTTATTGTCGAATTGTGCATCTAATGCAGACAAATTGGTACCGTTACGGCTATCATCTTTGCGCCgtatacacacacaaaaaacgtAGATCGTGTGTTTTTGCGTCTGGTGTTGTTTGTGACTTATGCAGTTCAATTTTGTTTGCGTTCGTAATTTGAGTTTAATAGTTTTGTACAATGATGCAAATAATTAAGACATGAAATGTCCGGTAGAATTTATTTGTCGGCATATTGTCTACCTAGAATAAAGGGAACACGATAAAACATTCTGATACGGTAAGTAATTTCTACATAGCAGGAATCTTCCATGATTCAGGATATACCTTAAAAGTTGTTTCCctaattatattatttcaatacTTACTTTCTACAATGCTCAATTGTATACGTGCATTTAAAGTGTCCTGGTCTCTTGCTATTATGGAATTTATTAAACTCTGGTTTTCAGCTCCTCTTAGAATTAGTTGTGCTGTCTGGGGAAAATGACTGTTATTAAATTCAAAGGAACAGTACACATTTATGTTTCCCTTGGTAATTTTCTGCTTtgatatcatatttaaaaaagcgTTTTTGACGTATTGCATATGCAAAAGAGTATCCCATTTCAGCATCACTTTCACATAAGTGATTAATAGTGTATTGCAAGAAATTGTTAAGTGAAGtttaaaattagattaaatGTAGTGAAtgagtttcattttttatgtttttagtactccttttctcatttttttttataattgtatcaaTACTTGCAGTTGAAAGACGTGATATTTCCGACATATAGGTTGGATTGAAACACACACCATCCACTTGGAAGCAGCCATTGTAGACAAAAACTGGACCAAGGTCATCTCCATCTGACACGTCAATAGTCATAGTGACAGTGCTTGTATGTCTTAGAGAACTATTTGTTGCTTGGTCCTAAGTTTAAAACGTAAATCGATCGATGTAGACATTTGACATTGAATTCGATATTAAATCAAAAAggacaaatctttaaaaaagcATCCAATTTCAATTATGTTTATTACATGGGAAGTTGCTGGACATGGACTTTTACACAATTCTgtttataacaatatatattcattcAAGGTTGACATAGCATTTTGAAATGACTACCATGTTATTTACCTTTACCTTTTAGACCAGGTTTAACCAACAATTATTCTCTCTCAGAACATTCCTATTCAGAAATATcgcatttatttttcaattgttctctgactTAAAGCTTTTGACTTTGTCAGTTTTATAGACTTCCCCTTTTtgaattcgccgtttcagaatataatgcattctgggtaatattttcaaaaatgtacaccGAAACGTCGTGATTGGTTGAAAACGTCCAAAACAAccgaaattcaaccaatgacgtaacattattttcactttggggtacggacaatgaaattacccatgatgctttagattctgaaacggccaatttGTCTTAGTGTTCGATGTTTTTCAAACTAAAGGAGAAAGTTTGATAAGACCCTgaaattcccccccccccctttttagctTCAGTTACAAATTAGGatttattgacaaatattacaatgaattaTAGCTAAGACAGTCACTTGATAGGAAATAACCCTcatgttgaaaaataaagtacCTGCGTTTTATTCATCACACCACAAGTAGTACTTATTtaaattcaaacaggaaaccattggtctaatctatataaaaacgagacgAGAAACAACATGTTTAATCTTATAACATTTACCTTTATGATTGAGGCCAAATATtgcccttaccgaacttactccttcaACTTCGAGGATGGACATATATTGAATAAACTCAATATAGAGGTAAAATCCAGTTTTTCTCAAgatttaatgaaacatacaaAGTCCAATGTTCAGaattaatataaagaaaatatcgTCAATCTGCTGTTATGAAACTGGTCACAAGGAATTTAAtgcaatcagaaaaaaataatggacAATTACATTTAACATATACTTACTGTCGCAGAAATtcgaaaaacatatttttttactttttcaaaatccaaCGTAGACTTAATTGTAATATCTCCTAGCCTTGGTGTTGCTATTTCAAATTTGTCAGTTGCATCATGAATACCTGTAGTAGGTAGTgtctacaattaaaaaaaaccccaccTCTTGTTATTAGCTTAATATGGAATCTTAATATCTAAATAACAAGGAGAACTTTTAAAGTAATCAACATACTGAACTGATGTTTGCTATTTTTCTTCTATGGCCTATGATGGactcacaggcacttgtctcaaaaaaaaaattcctatataccttaatataacacaaggtacttaactaaattttttgaaaaatgacacccagtcccgaattcacgttatttttttatttctcggttgtcaaacctacttaaagttaatatgccgtaaatctaaattgatttatctacacaatggtatatgacacgactatcattgttgtcgggatcattggtagcaggcctcagaagtcggtcaacgggatgttttttgcattcgtctcaaattttggcaacacccagcccgcagtgattgaattattataaaaaaatattaaaataaaaactgttagCTTCCCTCTGACTATGAATTATTAcctttattgtaaattctttacaGATTATGTGAAACAAACCCAAATAACTTTGTTATGAAACACACGTGTACACAACGACAATAATGTAGAgttataaattgaccaaaatttcccacatttatttttagccagaCGATTGACCAATGAGAAACCAGTATAAAATTACATGCGGACCGGGTGTTGCCAAAAAttgagacgaatgcaaaaaaacatcccgttgaccgacttctgaggcctgctactaatgatcccgacaacagtgatagtcgtgtcatataccattgtgtagataaatcaatttagatttacggcatattaactttaagtaggtttgacaaccgagaaataaaaaaataacgtgaattcgggactgggtgtcatttttcaaaaaatttagttaagtaccttgtgttatattaaataaggtatataggaaatttttttttgagacaagtgcctgtggatgGACTGTCGTTTAAAAAAACGTAATCTCATGCAGATGTTatactgttttatatttaagtaGTTTCAAACTATGCATATGCACTTTAaaccaatatttgaaatacgTAAAGCTTCCTTGTTTGACCAATATGtgtaatatatgaaaataaccCTGATCTCTTGGATTTGTATTTCCCTAGGAAAGGAGATTTTTGTCATAATCAAACTTGCGTTTACTCTACATTAGTGCACTCACTACTCCATCACCAGACATAATGCCAAAATTTATATCTTTGTTCGTATCAGCATCCAAGTCATACGCAGCTATTCCTCTAAATATTGTTGTTCCTATGGGTGTCAACTGAAAAATGATATAATGAGTTGATATTATATATCATCAAATACCTATATACGTACTTTACATTGTGACATTGATAATGATATCGTCGGGAGACGATAAGCATCCATGACATGGGTTACCCATTGTACGTCGTAGAATTTGTCTGCACTCCTGAATCATATGAATGTATGATTGAACAGCTTTGATCAATTCAGATAAAATGTTAAGTTTTAATACATCTTGTTAATCCCATGTTCTGGCAGATTGCTCAACCACATCCACAAATAACCTAATTAATCATCACCGGATGAGCAGGGAATTCAATGTTTCAGGGTTTAATTCTTAACAgtctaatattttgttaatgtgAATACCTCCAGTTATAACACGACAGCGGACTATAATTGTAAAAGAATATTGAACAAAAGAAAGGCATTCGTTTACATCATTTAGAGTAAAAGTCTCCCTCTTGTAAGTGATAATCTTGGATGCAATTGCTGTTGAGCAGGTTTTGAAATTACAGGTGTAGTTTTGTAGAGTTAATCCTAAATTGTTTTCTGAACtgtttttggtttaaaataatgttaataatgATGGAATCGAAATCCTTTCAGCGAGTTctacatcatgaaataaaaactaCTTATCCTCATCAGAAGTTTTTTACGGGTTTGAACAGCCTTCGAATAGCAATATTGTATGCCTAATTCTCGAGTCttcaaaatggaaagaaaatatttggatgataattaatatgataatttaaacttattaagaaaaaaaccttcaatatttcacttatatattatttttctgaataCCTTTATTAAAACTTCTTAAcgtaatgaataaaaattaatgtttatttttttctgaaaatcttatacccgtgAGCCTCCttaagctatatatatatattgatatatttcatacTAAATCTTAAAGTTTGTTCTTGTGGTGTTCTGTCACACCACTTCGTGTTCGGGGTAAGGTAAAGCGGCCTGAAACATGTCTAGATCCGACACATTACTTATGGTCCTGTTCCAAATTAGGATCATGtaattaaatgtttgttattgtttgctgttttttaaattagtttttagTATATTTTCTCAGCTACAAATCCGTTCAAATCACACCTCttacatttgatgtgtttcactcAGTTTAATCGTGTTACCCAgattaattttgtctttttctcaattgatttatgaatttcaaacagcggtatactactgttgcatttatttagaCAATTATGTGAGTTGCAATCATATACTATAGcaaattataatgtaataagAAAATATCAGTTATAGTTTTTAGTCAATATTATTCACGGATGGTCAATCAGAGAAAGCAATCAAACATAACAATATCACAATCTTTTCAAGCTTCTTATATGATACTCCAGAAAACAGGCCTTGTCTTGTTAGCGCTGATTAGTTAATCATAGAATATCAGATAAGAACTTGTAAGTACGATTAAAATAGAAACGATttagttgatatatatatatatatatatatatataatgtcacAGGTACATTGGCTAGCTGATCAATAGACACGAAACTAATTCAAATACAACTTTgattaaacatattaatttatagtgGACTGGGAAACAagtattgcaacttatattaaccCCTTTCCCCTTTCCGAGTGCGGCCTTGTAGtagcattagcctactctttttcgaaatttacaagggtgtctttaacgtgcaagagatatgatTCTCTCTTAACACGCGTCAgacatttatcgtccccttcagACGGACTGTCATCGTTTCCTCAATatcatactcgcaaatggtgtcaagggagagccgaaaattgagttcctgaaagaTAGAGTTGAGATTAAACAGGAAACAGACTTACCTCATTCACACTGACGTAATATGGGGTACCAGAGAAAATCGGACTGTTGTCATTGATGTCTTGTACATCTACTGTTATCAAGAAAAATGTAGAAGATGTCGAACCctaaaataatatatgtttacttttgttaccttgtgttttctttaaatcagGATTTGTTGACTAACTTTATAACTACaacaaatagtttttttgtcagattttgtcAATCATTGTTCATAGTTATACAGAACAAATAACCTGTTAATACTGCTCTCCAACGTGAAATCTTAAAATTTACCGTCAAAAAAAGTTAATGAAGATTTGAAATTTGCAGGTAGAGATTTAACATAGATATTTATTGTTCGTACTCTAAAACAAATAATCGTCACGTAATTGTTTGAACTTCCATtgttagatttgtttttaaacaattacaACGATGAAAATATTACCGATAATGCATAAGGTTATAAAACGGCAATTTATCAACAGTATTATAACAATATATGCTTTTTTTGGCTTTATctctatttgtattttatacttGTGATACATTAACAACGACAGTAACTCACCACTCGTGTACATTTGACTTGCATTTCAATAACATCTGTATCATCAAATGTAGTTGCTGTCTGACCCTGTGAAATTTATAAGTTCTGAAGATAATGCAAGTAAAGTTTTGGTAGATTTGCCA
The genomic region above belongs to Mytilus trossulus isolate FHL-02 chromosome 7, PNRI_Mtr1.1.1.hap1, whole genome shotgun sequence and contains:
- the LOC134725009 gene encoding cadherin-99C-like produces the protein MKTLQCFRFLILVFEYTDSQTAPCESTAVSGNSGGTPTIVVSLTEASAIDLATNPDNYIADTKINGILGGSSSSSGIILEMSRSSGTPFNITVTTQFSIESRAISPPENTFSERAFLRLIQPLNRDGQTATTFDDTDVIEMQVKCTRVGSTSSTFFLITVDVQDINDNSPIFSGTPYYVSVNELTPIGTTIFRGIAAYDLDADTNKDINFGIMSGDGVTLPTTGIHDATDKFEIATPRLGDITIKSTLDFEKVKKYVFRISATDQATNSSLRHTSTVTMTIDVSDGDDLGPVFVYNGCFQVDGVCFNPTYMSEISRLSTTAQLILRGAENQSLINSIIARDQDTLNARIQLSIVETLPSGYKDKFTLINTTNSGTSSSVAVLQIEPLGSSEVNILKIIIKATELTDNRLFSRAVVDVEIYPSNSSCLEKDNVNTMKSCSNVASIVGAVLGILLAIVITILVILIMKLRNQGCTKEKQSPVQQNNGLSPGHTVESRQSSSEYDEIGMRSPDNHYDELHNDHQYTEPS